A genome region from Thermomonospora amylolytica includes the following:
- a CDS encoding FadR/GntR family transcriptional regulator, giving the protein MTLRTARRSSLVDQVIDQLKGEIATGAWAVGTKIPPEPVLSEMLGVGRNTVREAVRALTHAGLLECRQGDGTYVRATSELSGVMRRRLRAAELLEILEVRRGLEVEAARLAAARRTEADVAAIRRALRRCEERLAAGDRAGFVEADLAFHTAVVEATHNRVLVDLYGDFSEALRAAITTAADLLDHVEVPHAPIADAVAEGDAEAAERATQSCLEAVIRSIGGLPSG; this is encoded by the coding sequence GTGACGCTGCGTACGGCCCGCCGCTCGTCGCTGGTGGATCAGGTGATCGACCAGCTCAAGGGCGAGATCGCCACGGGGGCGTGGGCAGTCGGGACGAAGATCCCGCCGGAGCCGGTGCTGTCGGAGATGCTCGGGGTCGGACGCAACACCGTTCGCGAGGCGGTGCGGGCGCTGACGCATGCCGGGCTGCTGGAGTGCCGCCAGGGGGACGGCACCTATGTGCGGGCCACCAGTGAGCTGTCCGGGGTGATGCGGCGGCGGCTGCGGGCCGCGGAACTGCTGGAGATCCTCGAGGTCCGGCGGGGGCTGGAGGTCGAGGCGGCGCGGCTGGCGGCGGCGCGGCGGACCGAGGCGGACGTCGCGGCGATCCGGCGGGCCCTGCGGCGGTGCGAGGAACGGCTGGCGGCGGGGGACCGGGCCGGGTTCGTGGAGGCCGACCTGGCCTTCCACACGGCGGTCGTGGAGGCCACGCACAACCGGGTGCTGGTGGACCTGTACGGCGACTTCAGCGAGGCCCTGCGCGCCGCGATCACCACGGCCGCCGACCTGCTCGACCACGTGGAGGTCCCGCACGCGCCCATCGCCGACGCCGTGGCCGAGGGCGACGCTGAGGCGGCGGAGCGGGCCACGCAGTCGTGCCTGGAGGCGGTGATCCGTTCCATCGGAGGGCTGCCCTCCGGCTGA
- the upp gene encoding uracil phosphoribosyltransferase: protein METLAVDHPLVAHKLTVLRDAQTDSPTFRRLADELVTLLAYEATRDVRVAETTVRTPLTHARGVQLASPKPLVVPILRAGLGMLDGMTRLLPTAEVGFLGMVRDEGTLQAETYATRLPEDLSGRQCYVLDPMLATGGTLAAAIKLLLDRGATDVTAICLLAAPEGLKYMDEAFADTDAPIRVVTAAIDSHLNEDGFIMPGLGDAGDRLYGVV, encoded by the coding sequence ATGGAGACCCTGGCCGTCGACCATCCGCTGGTCGCACACAAGCTGACGGTGCTGCGGGACGCGCAGACCGACTCGCCGACCTTCCGCCGGCTGGCCGACGAACTCGTCACACTGCTCGCCTACGAGGCTACCCGCGACGTCCGGGTCGCGGAGACGACCGTGCGGACGCCCCTGACCCATGCGCGTGGCGTTCAGCTGGCCAGCCCCAAGCCGCTGGTGGTCCCCATCCTGCGCGCCGGACTGGGCATGCTGGACGGGATGACCCGGCTGCTGCCCACAGCCGAGGTCGGGTTCCTGGGCATGGTGCGCGACGAGGGCACCCTGCAGGCTGAGACGTACGCGACCCGGCTGCCGGAGGACCTGTCCGGACGGCAGTGCTACGTGCTGGACCCGATGCTGGCGACCGGCGGCACCCTGGCCGCGGCCATCAAGCTGCTGCTGGACCGGGGCGCGACCGACGTGACGGCGATCTGCCTGCTGGCGGCCCCCGAGGGGCTGAAGTACATGGACGAGGCGTTCGCCGACACGGATGCGCCGATCAGGGTGGTCACCGCCGCCATTGACTCGCACCTGAACGAGGACGGCTTCATCATGCCCGGCCTGGGGGACGCCGGAGACCGGCTCTACGGGGTGGTCTGA
- a CDS encoding B3/B4 domain-containing protein, with the protein MLAEIRVEDAVHELRPDFAVLAMTAEGLRNGPSDEVSQGWLDKAGRHAADPAADPHVLAWREAYRAFGAKPQRTRPSVDALLRRADRLPVINRVVDAYNAVSVEYALPIGGEDLDAYRGTARLVRARGDEPFETMAGGEPASEHPDAGEVVWRDDDGVTCRRWNWRQCVRTRITESTVNAFFLLERLEPYPLERLHTAADALATRLREITPQVRVRTRLIGPARS; encoded by the coding sequence ATGCTTGCCGAGATCCGGGTCGAGGACGCCGTCCACGAGCTGCGCCCCGACTTCGCCGTACTGGCCATGACGGCCGAAGGTCTGCGCAACGGCCCCAGCGACGAGGTCTCGCAGGGCTGGCTGGACAAGGCCGGGCGGCACGCCGCCGACCCCGCCGCCGACCCGCACGTCCTCGCCTGGCGTGAGGCCTACCGCGCGTTCGGCGCCAAGCCGCAGCGCACCCGCCCCTCCGTCGACGCGCTGCTGCGCAGGGCCGACCGACTGCCCGTGATCAACCGCGTCGTGGACGCCTACAACGCGGTCAGCGTGGAGTACGCGCTGCCCATCGGCGGTGAGGACCTCGACGCCTACCGGGGAACGGCCCGGCTGGTGCGCGCCCGGGGCGACGAGCCGTTCGAGACCATGGCGGGCGGTGAGCCCGCCTCCGAGCACCCGGACGCCGGCGAGGTCGTGTGGCGCGACGACGACGGCGTCACCTGCCGCCGCTGGAACTGGCGCCAGTGCGTCCGCACCCGCATCACCGAGTCCACCGTCAACGCGTTCTTCCTGCTCGAACGCCTGGAGCCGTACCCCCTGGAACGCCTGCACACGGCCGCCGACGCGCTCGCCACCCGGCTGCGCGAGATCACCCCGCAGGTGCGGGTCCGGACCCGGCTGATCGGCCCGGCCCGGTCATGA
- a CDS encoding helix-turn-helix domain-containing protein, with product MPGPGNVGERVRNLRLARRMSQAQLAGHDLSDSYISLIESGKRTPTPAVLRLLAERLGCTSEYLAEGIEPEQRAHLEVRERYARLALLTGAADAALTGFDEVISGSDDAELTLRARWGRARALEALGRFEAAIGVFEEMREHAERDPGRSSTLPALVALARCYHAVGDLGQGIALGERVLARLHDLGLSAGEEHTEAARVLLLAYVDRADLDRAHQLGRRVLSVRTPSAAELADAYHRASGRALEEGDVGDALYLADQALAARDETACLRAQARLHMAAARALLRGVRPFGDAPHPAAEAMELLGGAAVKLDGAEAVDCAIETARALVLLGEPGRAIETVEREPALTEAVARHSNGRSEDSGPGAPTEPDARSLQMVQARLIIARARLAMGARDTAVTVLQGASATLERLGREGPARPVAHLLRELGDLFESAGDATGATTAYRRALEAAGLRPSFRHTALDPQMTPDATLPTVP from the coding sequence ATGCCGGGTCCAGGCAACGTCGGTGAACGCGTCCGCAACCTGCGGCTGGCCAGACGCATGTCGCAGGCACAGCTCGCCGGCCATGATCTTTCCGACAGCTACATCTCGCTGATCGAGTCGGGCAAGCGCACCCCCACGCCCGCGGTGCTGCGGCTGCTGGCCGAGCGTCTCGGCTGCACCTCGGAGTACCTCGCCGAGGGCATCGAGCCCGAGCAGCGCGCCCATCTGGAGGTCCGCGAACGCTATGCCCGGCTGGCGCTGCTCACCGGCGCCGCCGACGCCGCGCTGACCGGCTTCGACGAGGTGATCTCCGGCAGCGACGACGCGGAGCTGACCCTGCGCGCCCGCTGGGGCCGCGCCCGCGCCCTGGAGGCGCTGGGCCGTTTCGAGGCGGCGATCGGGGTGTTCGAGGAGATGCGCGAGCACGCCGAACGCGACCCCGGCCGGTCCAGCACCCTGCCCGCCCTCGTCGCCCTGGCCCGCTGCTACCACGCGGTCGGCGACCTCGGCCAGGGCATCGCGCTGGGCGAACGCGTCCTGGCCCGGCTGCACGACCTCGGGCTGAGCGCCGGTGAGGAGCACACCGAGGCCGCCCGGGTGCTGCTGCTGGCGTACGTCGACCGCGCCGACCTGGACCGTGCCCACCAACTGGGCCGCCGGGTGCTGAGCGTGCGGACGCCGAGCGCCGCCGAACTCGCCGACGCCTACCACCGGGCCAGCGGCCGGGCGCTCGAGGAGGGCGACGTCGGCGACGCGCTCTACCTGGCCGACCAGGCGCTGGCCGCCCGCGACGAGACCGCCTGCCTGCGCGCCCAGGCCCGGCTGCACATGGCCGCCGCCCGCGCCCTGCTGCGCGGCGTCCGGCCGTTCGGCGACGCCCCCCATCCGGCGGCCGAGGCGATGGAACTGCTCGGCGGCGCCGCCGTGAAACTGGACGGCGCCGAGGCGGTGGACTGCGCCATCGAGACCGCCCGGGCGCTGGTGCTGCTGGGCGAGCCGGGACGCGCCATCGAGACGGTGGAACGGGAACCGGCCCTCACCGAGGCCGTCGCCCGGCACTCCAACGGCCGTTCCGAGGACTCCGGTCCCGGCGCGCCGACCGAGCCCGACGCCCGTTCCCTCCAGATGGTCCAGGCCCGGCTGATCATCGCCCGCGCCCGCCTGGCGATGGGCGCCCGCGACACCGCCGTCACCGTCCTGCAGGGCGCCTCCGCCACCCTGGAACGCCTCGGCCGCGAGGGTCCCGCCCGCCCCGTCGCCCACCTGCTGCGCGAACTGGGCGACCTCTTCGAGTCCGCCGGCGACGCCACCGGCGCCACCACCGCCTACCGCCGGGCCCTGGAGGCCGCCGGCCTGCGGCCTTCCTTTCGCCACACCGCCCTCGACCCCCAGATGACCCCCGACGCCACCCTCCCCACGGTCCCCTGA
- a CDS encoding DoxX family protein: protein MFAVYLVVTVLASAVNGLAAIANFIGHEYPRSQADKLGVPRSWMLPLGTLLAAGSLGLLAGFAVPVLGALAATGLVLYFLGAFGVHLRVRDYHFGPWAVFFSLAVAALAVNLTYHDPW, encoded by the coding sequence GTGTTCGCCGTCTACCTGGTGGTCACCGTTCTCGCCTCGGCCGTCAACGGTCTGGCCGCCATCGCCAACTTCATCGGCCACGAGTACCCCAGGAGCCAGGCGGACAAGCTGGGCGTGCCCCGGTCCTGGATGCTCCCGTTGGGCACGCTGCTGGCCGCGGGCTCGCTGGGCCTGCTGGCCGGATTCGCCGTGCCGGTGCTGGGCGCGCTCGCCGCCACCGGCCTGGTGCTGTACTTCCTCGGCGCGTTCGGTGTCCACCTGCGCGTCCGCGACTACCACTTCGGTCCCTGGGCCGTCTTCTTCTCCCTGGCGGTGGCCGCCCTGGCCGTGAACCTGACCTACCACGACCCCTGGTGA
- a CDS encoding tRNA adenosine deaminase-associated protein, translated as MSYFAAAFARTPQGWVGAEATLDEAEVVDDLTDLMREVAVESIGDTVLLLVEEDDEWFGVARLDGEEDPRVYVSAIRNEGLGGLFHQLLGDVPEGEPGGDPTLLDDLGVTADHLGELGERALPADALLEIAEQAGFGEEYDDLRG; from the coding sequence GTGTCGTACTTCGCCGCGGCCTTCGCGCGGACCCCGCAGGGATGGGTCGGCGCCGAGGCCACGCTGGACGAGGCCGAGGTCGTCGACGACCTGACCGATCTGATGCGGGAGGTCGCCGTCGAGTCCATCGGCGACACCGTGCTGCTGCTCGTGGAGGAGGACGACGAGTGGTTCGGCGTCGCCCGTCTCGACGGCGAGGAGGACCCGCGGGTCTATGTCTCGGCGATCCGGAACGAGGGGCTGGGCGGCCTGTTCCACCAGCTCCTCGGGGACGTTCCGGAAGGGGAGCCCGGCGGTGACCCGACCCTGCTGGACGATCTCGGCGTGACCGCCGACCACCTGGGCGAGTTGGGCGAACGGGCGCTGCCCGCGGACGCCCTGCTGGAGATCGCCGAACAGGCCGGCTTCGGCGAGGAGTACGACGACCTCCGTGGCTGA
- a CDS encoding helix-turn-helix domain-containing protein, with amino-acid sequence MNDQTAAIGEAVARTVRSLRAAHGWSLDQLAGRAGVSKGVLVALEQGRGNPNLGTLIRISEALGVPLTRLVQVEEEPAVRVFPPERQVVLWRGPEGGTGTLLAGSEARPSVELWHWELRPGEPRHSDPHTPGTREIAYVHEGALTVVVDGRPYPVPAGNAAVFAGDRPHSYVNEGSEICRFTLTVLDL; translated from the coding sequence ATGAACGACCAGACGGCGGCGATCGGCGAGGCCGTGGCGCGGACCGTGCGTTCGCTGCGGGCCGCGCACGGATGGAGCCTGGACCAGCTCGCGGGCCGGGCCGGCGTCAGCAAGGGCGTCCTGGTCGCCCTGGAGCAGGGCCGCGGCAACCCCAACCTCGGCACCCTCATCCGGATCTCCGAGGCCCTGGGCGTGCCCCTCACCCGCCTCGTCCAGGTCGAGGAGGAACCGGCGGTGCGCGTCTTCCCTCCGGAACGCCAGGTCGTCCTGTGGCGGGGCCCCGAGGGCGGCACCGGAACGCTGCTGGCCGGCAGCGAGGCCCGCCCCTCGGTCGAACTCTGGCACTGGGAACTCCGCCCCGGCGAACCCCGCCACAGCGACCCGCACACCCCCGGCACCCGAGAGATCGCCTACGTCCACGAGGGCGCCCTCACCGTGGTCGTCGACGGACGCCCCTACCCGGTCCCCGCCGGCAACGCCGCCGTCTTCGCCGGCGACCGCCCTCACTCCTACGTCAACGAGGGCTCCGAAATCTGCCGCTTCACCCTCACCGTCCTGGATCTGTAG
- a CDS encoding tRNA adenosine deaminase-associated protein, translated as MTDLDATDFAVVVYREDDCWEAEVLPVALTRDLEGLVHALRQQPSIGGTIGLAAVGDDFFVAIRVLGDEVMVFLSDVTASVDWPLARQVLEHLDIPVPEDEELDQVLPVGDMSIFADLGLDEMELGAISGDLDLYPDEMLLSIAERLGFGQPFERALDTIG; from the coding sequence ATGACGGATCTTGACGCGACGGACTTCGCCGTCGTGGTGTATCGCGAGGACGACTGCTGGGAGGCCGAGGTGCTCCCGGTCGCGCTCACCCGGGATCTGGAGGGCCTGGTCCACGCCCTCCGCCAGCAGCCCAGCATCGGCGGCACCATCGGGCTGGCCGCGGTCGGCGACGACTTCTTCGTGGCCATCCGGGTGCTCGGCGACGAGGTCATGGTGTTCCTGTCCGACGTGACCGCCTCGGTGGACTGGCCGCTGGCCCGCCAGGTCCTGGAGCACCTGGACATCCCGGTGCCCGAGGACGAGGAGCTGGACCAGGTGCTGCCGGTCGGCGACATGTCGATCTTCGCGGACCTGGGGCTGGACGAGATGGAGCTGGGCGCGATCTCCGGTGACCTGGACCTGTACCCCGACGAGATGCTGCTGAGCATCGCCGAACGGCTCGGCTTCGGCCAGCCCTTTGAACGGGCACTCGACACCATCGGGTAG
- a CDS encoding PH domain-containing protein encodes MRLVTPGDSAPASVNKYLLPHESQVITVRRHPAVLMLPVGLVLGGLILAAVLTNWVGAADRPMNWIWWGWLLLLGWFVWRVAEWSVDYFVITNQRMILTTGLITRKVGMMPLAKVTDMSFERSIMGRLLGYGSFVLESAGQDQALRTVDYLPYPEQLYLEVCEMIFPNKNASADD; translated from the coding sequence ATGAGGCTCGTCACTCCCGGCGACTCCGCGCCGGCCTCGGTCAACAAGTACCTGCTGCCGCACGAGAGCCAGGTCATCACCGTCCGCCGGCACCCTGCGGTGCTGATGCTGCCGGTGGGCCTGGTGCTGGGCGGGCTGATCCTGGCCGCGGTGCTGACCAACTGGGTCGGCGCGGCGGACCGGCCGATGAACTGGATCTGGTGGGGCTGGCTGCTGCTGCTGGGCTGGTTCGTGTGGCGGGTGGCCGAGTGGTCGGTGGACTACTTCGTGATCACCAACCAGCGGATGATCCTGACCACCGGTCTGATCACCCGCAAGGTCGGCATGATGCCGCTGGCCAAGGTCACCGACATGAGCTTCGAACGGTCGATCATGGGCCGGCTGCTCGGCTACGGCTCGTTCGTGCTGGAGTCGGCCGGTCAGGACCAGGCGTTGCGCACGGTGGACTACCTGCCCTACCCCGAGCAGCTGTACCTCGAGGTCTGCGAGATGATCTTCCCCAACAAGAACGCGTCCGCCGACGACTGA
- the tadA gene encoding tRNA adenosine(34) deaminase TadA, translating to MRLALAEARLALETGDVPVGAVVLDPAGEVIGAGRNERERTGDPTAHAEVLALRRAAARLGEWRLTGCTLVVTLEPCTMCAGASVLARVDRIVYGAVDPKAGAVGSLWDVVRDRRLNHRPEVLAEVLAPECGALLTDFFARRRTP from the coding sequence ATGCGCCTCGCCCTCGCGGAGGCCAGGCTGGCCCTGGAGACCGGCGACGTCCCGGTCGGCGCCGTCGTGCTCGACCCGGCCGGCGAGGTCATCGGCGCCGGCCGCAACGAACGGGAACGCACCGGCGACCCCACCGCCCACGCCGAGGTCCTCGCCCTGCGCCGGGCCGCGGCCCGGCTGGGCGAGTGGCGGCTGACCGGCTGCACCCTGGTCGTCACCCTCGAACCCTGCACGATGTGCGCCGGGGCGAGCGTCCTGGCCCGCGTCGACCGCATCGTGTACGGCGCCGTCGACCCCAAGGCCGGTGCCGTCGGCTCCCTGTGGGACGTGGTCCGCGACCGCAGGCTCAACCACCGCCCCGAGGTCCTCGCCGAGGTCCTCGCCCCCGAATGCGGCGCCCTGCTGACCGACTTCTTCGCCCGCCGCCGCACCCCGTGA
- a CDS encoding CynX/NimT family MFS transporter, producing the protein MNPPTPRVSRSAAVWTVAGLVLLAFNLRAAISGVAPLLDELQHRLGLSSTAMGVLTTLPVLCLGVFAAAAPALARRLGTEVTLTGALALIAGGIVLRTVPGPEALAALPLFVGTVLAGAGIAVANVLMPYVVKNAFPARVGLFTGLTMMLMSTGAALASGLAVPLEETGGWRVSLAVWAIPALLGVALWIPLTIRNRPAPGTGTPGGNVRRTARQPWRRRGRSGVRPDAGRGEAAGPVVSPERDAAEGTGGSVLRNRLAWAVTLFLGMQSLVFYVLLSWLPAIMRDHGYPAATAGLMLSVVMLLGIPAGLVMPVLAARRADQRPLVAVVMTLMIGGVLGLLLAPEAGWVWVLVLGVATGSAFPLAYTLITLRSATPMWAARLSGMAQTAGYLLAAAGPFLFGVLHGAAGSWNVPLLMLLVWLVPETFFAWRAARPGAVGTPEEVRADDMSAPSADDALVPEGTLATSVR; encoded by the coding sequence ATGAACCCTCCCACTCCTCGTGTCAGCCGTTCCGCCGCCGTGTGGACGGTCGCGGGCCTCGTGCTGCTCGCGTTCAACCTCCGTGCGGCGATCAGCGGGGTCGCGCCTCTGCTGGACGAACTGCAGCACCGGCTGGGCCTGTCGAGCACGGCGATGGGCGTGCTGACGACGCTGCCGGTGCTGTGCCTGGGCGTGTTCGCGGCGGCGGCCCCGGCGCTGGCGCGGCGGCTGGGCACCGAGGTCACGCTCACCGGGGCGCTGGCGCTGATCGCGGGCGGCATCGTGCTGCGGACGGTGCCGGGGCCCGAGGCGCTCGCCGCGCTGCCGCTGTTCGTTGGAACGGTCCTGGCGGGGGCGGGCATCGCGGTGGCCAACGTGCTGATGCCGTACGTGGTCAAGAACGCCTTCCCCGCCCGGGTGGGGCTGTTCACCGGCCTGACGATGATGCTGATGTCCACGGGCGCGGCCCTGGCGTCCGGCCTGGCCGTACCGCTGGAGGAGACCGGCGGCTGGCGTGTCTCCCTCGCGGTCTGGGCGATCCCCGCCCTGCTCGGCGTGGCCCTCTGGATCCCCCTGACCATCCGCAACCGCCCCGCACCGGGCACCGGAACGCCCGGCGGGAACGTCCGGCGGACCGCACGCCAGCCGTGGCGCCGCCGTGGCCGCTCCGGCGTGCGGCCGGACGCCGGGCGGGGCGAGGCCGCCGGACCCGTCGTCTCGCCGGAGCGCGATGCGGCTGAGGGGACGGGCGGCTCGGTGCTGCGGAACCGGCTGGCCTGGGCGGTGACCCTGTTCCTGGGGATGCAGTCGCTGGTGTTCTACGTGCTGCTGTCGTGGCTGCCGGCGATCATGCGGGATCACGGGTATCCGGCGGCGACGGCGGGACTGATGCTGTCGGTGGTGATGCTGCTGGGGATCCCGGCCGGGCTGGTGATGCCGGTGCTGGCGGCGCGGCGCGCCGACCAGCGTCCGCTGGTGGCCGTGGTGATGACGCTGATGATCGGGGGCGTGCTCGGCCTCCTGCTGGCGCCCGAGGCCGGCTGGGTGTGGGTGCTCGTGCTGGGCGTGGCCACCGGGTCCGCGTTCCCGCTGGCCTACACGCTGATCACGCTGCGGTCGGCGACCCCGATGTGGGCGGCGCGGCTGTCCGGGATGGCGCAGACCGCCGGGTATCTGCTGGCGGCGGCGGGGCCGTTCCTGTTCGGGGTGCTGCACGGGGCGGCCGGATCATGGAACGTGCCACTGCTGATGCTGCTGGTCTGGCTGGTGCCGGAGACCTTCTTCGCCTGGCGGGCGGCCCGTCCCGGAGCCGTGGGGACCCCCGAGGAGGTGCGCGCCGACGACATGAGCGCGCCCTCGGCGGACGACGCCCTCGTCCCTGAGGGGACGCTCGCCACCTCGGTCCGCTGA
- a CDS encoding beta propeller repeat protein gives MNGAGRTGGVEGVAMFLGDGPAADGSPWRPLTPFSMEPPHLLTDVTATAPDDVWVVGQAQGGPLALHWDGGSWSMPPGPAPSAAFIGAGLEGVAACRTQADGSGTTVLAVGGAYDRLLGTEVPLIRHWNGLGWEDVTAPALPGGPDTARDYVLTGVAMVGPAEAWAVGHGFGARAPLVVLHWHDGRWQAAEGPSGVPQGKLLAVSGTSPQDVWAVGATGREGLIAHFDGASWRRIPAPATRSPLTDVTAVAPDDVWCAGGGSVLHWNGRKWSRVKAPIESANTVTAFSSTDVWVGGARGDLTHYDGRRWTWVPAPDHLRDTAVWRASTTTNARPGEPTVWMVGSRRFDKAATPARKGITAQHGEP, from the coding sequence ATGAACGGGGCCGGTCGGACCGGCGGGGTCGAGGGCGTCGCGATGTTCCTCGGGGACGGCCCCGCGGCGGACGGATCCCCGTGGCGGCCGCTCACCCCGTTCTCGATGGAGCCCCCGCACCTGCTGACCGATGTGACCGCCACCGCCCCCGATGACGTGTGGGTCGTCGGGCAGGCCCAGGGCGGTCCGCTGGCCCTGCACTGGGACGGCGGATCCTGGTCGATGCCGCCCGGGCCCGCCCCGTCCGCCGCGTTCATCGGCGCGGGACTGGAGGGCGTCGCCGCCTGCCGCACGCAGGCGGACGGTTCCGGTACGACGGTGCTCGCGGTGGGCGGTGCCTATGACCGGCTGCTGGGCACCGAGGTCCCGCTGATCCGGCACTGGAACGGCCTCGGCTGGGAGGACGTGACCGCTCCGGCGCTCCCCGGAGGGCCGGACACCGCCCGGGACTACGTGCTGACCGGCGTGGCGATGGTGGGGCCGGCCGAGGCGTGGGCGGTGGGGCACGGCTTCGGCGCGCGGGCGCCTCTGGTCGTCCTGCACTGGCATGACGGGCGCTGGCAGGCGGCCGAAGGGCCGTCCGGCGTGCCCCAGGGCAAGCTGCTGGCGGTCTCCGGAACGTCGCCGCAGGACGTCTGGGCGGTGGGCGCCACCGGCCGTGAGGGACTGATCGCCCACTTCGACGGCGCCTCGTGGCGGAGGATCCCCGCCCCCGCGACCCGTTCCCCCCTGACCGACGTGACCGCGGTCGCCCCCGACGACGTCTGGTGCGCGGGCGGCGGCAGCGTCCTGCACTGGAACGGACGTAAGTGGTCCCGGGTCAAGGCCCCCATCGAGTCGGCCAACACGGTGACCGCCTTCTCCTCCACCGACGTGTGGGTGGGCGGCGCCCGGGGCGACCTGACCCACTACGACGGCCGCCGCTGGACCTGGGTCCCCGCCCCCGACCACCTGCGCGACACCGCCGTCTGGCGCGCCTCCACGACGACGAACGCCCGCCCGGGCGAACCCACGGTCTGGATGGTCGGCTCCCGCCGCTTCGACAAGGCCGCCACCCCCGCCCGCAAAGGCATCACCGCCCAACACGGCGAACCCTGA
- a CDS encoding type II toxin-antitoxin system VapB family antitoxin, translating to MIFKAVGEGRPYPDHGLRSRDWAEIPPRQVRLDQLITTKRELDLHSLLSHDSTFYGDLFPHVVHWKGELYLEDGLHRALRAALHQRAVLHARVLDLDAR from the coding sequence GTGATCTTCAAGGCAGTCGGCGAAGGACGTCCCTATCCGGACCATGGGCTCCGGTCCCGGGACTGGGCGGAGATCCCGCCTCGCCAGGTTCGGCTCGACCAGCTGATCACCACCAAGCGCGAGCTGGACCTGCACTCCCTGCTCAGCCATGACTCGACCTTCTACGGCGACCTCTTCCCGCACGTCGTCCACTGGAAGGGCGAGCTCTACCTCGAAGACGGCCTCCACCGGGCCCTGCGCGCCGCCCTCCACCAGCGAGCCGTCCTCCACGCCCGCGTCCTGGACCTGGACGCCCGCTGA
- a CDS encoding EamA family transporter: MVTVLALGAALAYGVADFMGGAASRRVHVLRVLLVSVPAGLVCLVAASLLSGGAPTWPGLAWGAASGLAGGTGLIAFYRALAQGPMSVVAPVSALTAAVLPVALGTLRGERLDSTVLIGVVLCVIAIGLVSMEEPKPSAPAHRPASRWRKTASSGPVMAAVSGAAFGAFFILLHEAGDNSSLWPVAAARLVGLLVVLIALLALRLNRRRIAHPTPPPADSAPSAAAERDERPATSLRNEPGRSMTFLGLTGATLLLAVGSGILDGLANALYYLAAREGLLSLAAVLTSLYPAITVLLARLVYSERLRTIQRIGLAIAATGVTLVTVG; the protein is encoded by the coding sequence ATGGTGACGGTGCTCGCACTGGGAGCCGCCCTGGCCTACGGCGTCGCCGACTTCATGGGCGGCGCGGCCTCCCGCCGCGTCCATGTGCTCCGGGTCCTCCTGGTCAGCGTCCCGGCCGGGCTGGTGTGCCTGGTGGCGGCGTCCCTGCTGTCCGGCGGCGCCCCCACCTGGCCCGGCCTGGCCTGGGGAGCGGCCTCCGGCCTGGCTGGCGGTACGGGGCTGATCGCGTTCTACCGGGCATTGGCCCAGGGCCCGATGAGCGTCGTGGCACCCGTCTCCGCCCTCACCGCCGCCGTCCTCCCGGTCGCCCTGGGCACGCTGCGCGGCGAACGCCTGGACAGCACGGTCCTCATCGGCGTCGTGCTCTGCGTCATCGCCATCGGCCTGGTCAGCATGGAGGAGCCCAAGCCCTCCGCTCCCGCGCACCGCCCCGCCTCCCGGTGGCGGAAGACGGCCTCCAGCGGCCCCGTCATGGCCGCGGTCTCCGGAGCGGCGTTCGGCGCGTTCTTCATCCTGCTGCACGAGGCCGGCGACAACAGCAGCCTGTGGCCGGTCGCGGCGGCCCGCCTGGTCGGCCTGCTGGTGGTCCTCATCGCCCTGCTCGCCCTCCGCCTCAACCGCCGCCGCATCGCCCATCCGACCCCGCCGCCCGCGGACTCCGCCCCCTCGGCCGCTGCAGAACGCGACGAACGCCCCGCGACCTCCCTGCGGAACGAGCCCGGACGATCCATGACGTTCCTGGGGCTGACCGGCGCGACCCTCCTGCTGGCCGTGGGCTCCGGAATCCTCGACGGCCTGGCGAACGCCCTCTACTACCTCGCCGCACGGGAGGGCCTGCTCAGCCTCGCCGCCGTGCTCACCTCGCTCTACCCCGCCATCACCGTCCTGTTGGCCAGGCTCGTCTACAGCGAACGCCTGCGGACCATCCAGCGCATCGGCCTGGCCATAGCCGCCACCGGAGTGACCCTCGTGACCGTCGGCTGA